A DNA window from Ostrea edulis chromosome 5, xbOstEdul1.1, whole genome shotgun sequence contains the following coding sequences:
- the LOC125652130 gene encoding galactoside alpha-(1,2)-fucosyltransferase 2-like isoform X5: MNSSRDETPPPHIACVNFKGRLGNLMLEYAFLHIISKIKNLNPVIPENFELLKVFNIRDKTPKQIRNREKVCTRLSLHVERWGLSFDEDLFDVPTSESVRFDGYYQSWKYWSKYEQEIRDIFKFKKPIRDKAFSQFQNIMLIMNFDTRKKNNKVVSIHIRRGDYATEGHLKYGKLTPNATYYINAMNYFRRIYKNVLFIVGSNDIKWAKEALGAEENVYFSRGLSAAEDMALLSLANHTIMSVGTYGWWIGWMARGTTVYYKHIFVPGSDFSKEFKDNSTEDFVYPGWIPMDESPNGWRDV; the protein is encoded by the coding sequence ATGAATTCATCAAGAGATGAGACACCGCCACCACATATAGCATGCGTAAATTTTAAAGGAAGACTTGGTAATTTAATGCTCGAATATGCTTTTCTTCATATAATTTCTAAAATCAAAAACTTAAATCCCGTCATTCCAGAAAACTTTGAACTTCTGAAGGTCTTTAATATTCGAGATAAAACTCCAAAACAAATTCGGAATAGAGAAAAGGTGTGCACAAGACTATCTCTTCACGTTGAACGATGGGGGTTGTCTTTCGACGAGGATCTCTTCGATGTTCCTACTTCTGAGAGTGTTCGATTTGATGGTTATTACCAATCTTGGAAATATTGGAGTAAATATGAACAGGAAATTCGTGATATTTTTAAGTTTAAAAAACCCATAAGAGACAAGGCATTTTCTCAATTTCAGAACATTATGTTAATTATGAATTTCGATaccagaaagaaaaacaataaggtTGTGAGTATACACATACGAAGGGGTGATTATGCAACAGAAGGACATTTGAAATACGGCAAACTTACACCTAATGCAACCTACTACATCAATGCAATGAACTATTTCCGCcgtatatataaaaatgtattattCATAGTGGGTTCTAACGATATCAAGTGGGCCAAAGAGGCTTTGGGTGCGGAAGAAAATGTCTACTTCTCTAGGGGACTATCGGCAGCTGAAGACATGGCTCTGTTATCTCTGGCCAATCACACAATCATGTCCGTCGGGACGTACGGATGGTGGATTGGTTGGATGGCAAGGGGGACAACTGTGTATTACAAACACATATTTGTCCCTGGATCGGACTTTTCGAAAGAATTTAAGGACAATTCTACTGAAGACTTTGTTTATCCAGGGTGGATTCCAATGGATGAATCGCCAAATGGCTGGAGAGATGTGTAA
- the LOC125652130 gene encoding galactoside alpha-(1,2)-fucosyltransferase 2-like isoform X4, with protein MRIHLRLGLGLLNTVRQRHVCVTLLCSIVCIIFCHLMNSSRDETPPPHIACVNFKGRLGNLMLEYAFLHIISKIKNLNPVIPENFELLKVFNIRDKTPKQIRNREKVCTRLSLHVERWGLSFDEDLFDVPTSESVRFDGYYQSWKYWSKYEQEIRDIFKFKKPIRDKAFSQFQNIMLIMNFDTRKKNNKVVSIHIRRGDYATEGHLKYGKLTPNATYYINAMNYFRRIYKNVLFIVGSNDIKWAKEALGAEENVYFSRGLSAAEDMALLSLANHTIMSVGTYGWWIGWMARGTTVYYKHIFVPGSDFSKEFKDNSTEDFVYPGWIPMDESPNGWRDV; from the coding sequence GTCATGTATGTGTGACGTTGCTTTGCAGTATAGTTTGTATCATTTTCTGCCATCTGATGAATTCATCAAGAGATGAGACACCGCCACCACATATAGCATGCGTAAATTTTAAAGGAAGACTTGGTAATTTAATGCTCGAATATGCTTTTCTTCATATAATTTCTAAAATCAAAAACTTAAATCCCGTCATTCCAGAAAACTTTGAACTTCTGAAGGTCTTTAATATTCGAGATAAAACTCCAAAACAAATTCGGAATAGAGAAAAGGTGTGCACAAGACTATCTCTTCACGTTGAACGATGGGGGTTGTCTTTCGACGAGGATCTCTTCGATGTTCCTACTTCTGAGAGTGTTCGATTTGATGGTTATTACCAATCTTGGAAATATTGGAGTAAATATGAACAGGAAATTCGTGATATTTTTAAGTTTAAAAAACCCATAAGAGACAAGGCATTTTCTCAATTTCAGAACATTATGTTAATTATGAATTTCGATaccagaaagaaaaacaataaggtTGTGAGTATACACATACGAAGGGGTGATTATGCAACAGAAGGACATTTGAAATACGGCAAACTTACACCTAATGCAACCTACTACATCAATGCAATGAACTATTTCCGCcgtatatataaaaatgtattattCATAGTGGGTTCTAACGATATCAAGTGGGCCAAAGAGGCTTTGGGTGCGGAAGAAAATGTCTACTTCTCTAGGGGACTATCGGCAGCTGAAGACATGGCTCTGTTATCTCTGGCCAATCACACAATCATGTCCGTCGGGACGTACGGATGGTGGATTGGTTGGATGGCAAGGGGGACAACTGTGTATTACAAACACATATTTGTCCCTGGATCGGACTTTTCGAAAGAATTTAAGGACAATTCTACTGAAGACTTTGTTTATCCAGGGTGGATTCCAATGGATGAATCGCCAAATGGCTGGAGAGATGTGTAA
- the LOC125652130 gene encoding galactoside alpha-(1,2)-fucosyltransferase 2-like isoform X2 has translation MVVYHIAQHIPRSTMRIHLRLGLGLLNTVRQRHVCVTLLCSIVCIIFCHLMNSSRDETPPPHIACVNFKGRLGNLMLEYAFLHIISKIKNLNPVIPENFELLKVFNIRDKTPKQIRNREKVCTRLSLHVERWGLSFDEDLFDVPTSESVRFDGYYQSWKYWSKYEQEIRDIFKFKKPIRDKAFSQFQNIMLIMNFDTRKKNNKVVSIHIRRGDYATEGHLKYGKLTPNATYYINAMNYFRRIYKNVLFIVGSNDIKWAKEALGAEENVYFSRGLSAAEDMALLSLANHTIMSVGTYGWWIGWMARGTTVYYKHIFVPGSDFSKEFKDNSTEDFVYPGWIPMDESPNGWRDV, from the coding sequence GTCATGTATGTGTGACGTTGCTTTGCAGTATAGTTTGTATCATTTTCTGCCATCTGATGAATTCATCAAGAGATGAGACACCGCCACCACATATAGCATGCGTAAATTTTAAAGGAAGACTTGGTAATTTAATGCTCGAATATGCTTTTCTTCATATAATTTCTAAAATCAAAAACTTAAATCCCGTCATTCCAGAAAACTTTGAACTTCTGAAGGTCTTTAATATTCGAGATAAAACTCCAAAACAAATTCGGAATAGAGAAAAGGTGTGCACAAGACTATCTCTTCACGTTGAACGATGGGGGTTGTCTTTCGACGAGGATCTCTTCGATGTTCCTACTTCTGAGAGTGTTCGATTTGATGGTTATTACCAATCTTGGAAATATTGGAGTAAATATGAACAGGAAATTCGTGATATTTTTAAGTTTAAAAAACCCATAAGAGACAAGGCATTTTCTCAATTTCAGAACATTATGTTAATTATGAATTTCGATaccagaaagaaaaacaataaggtTGTGAGTATACACATACGAAGGGGTGATTATGCAACAGAAGGACATTTGAAATACGGCAAACTTACACCTAATGCAACCTACTACATCAATGCAATGAACTATTTCCGCcgtatatataaaaatgtattattCATAGTGGGTTCTAACGATATCAAGTGGGCCAAAGAGGCTTTGGGTGCGGAAGAAAATGTCTACTTCTCTAGGGGACTATCGGCAGCTGAAGACATGGCTCTGTTATCTCTGGCCAATCACACAATCATGTCCGTCGGGACGTACGGATGGTGGATTGGTTGGATGGCAAGGGGGACAACTGTGTATTACAAACACATATTTGTCCCTGGATCGGACTTTTCGAAAGAATTTAAGGACAATTCTACTGAAGACTTTGTTTATCCAGGGTGGATTCCAATGGATGAATCGCCAAATGGCTGGAGAGATGTGTAA
- the LOC125652130 gene encoding galactoside alpha-(1,2)-fucosyltransferase 2-like isoform X3 has protein sequence MLHGMAQHIPRSTMRIHLRLGLGLLNTVRQRHVCVTLLCSIVCIIFCHLMNSSRDETPPPHIACVNFKGRLGNLMLEYAFLHIISKIKNLNPVIPENFELLKVFNIRDKTPKQIRNREKVCTRLSLHVERWGLSFDEDLFDVPTSESVRFDGYYQSWKYWSKYEQEIRDIFKFKKPIRDKAFSQFQNIMLIMNFDTRKKNNKVVSIHIRRGDYATEGHLKYGKLTPNATYYINAMNYFRRIYKNVLFIVGSNDIKWAKEALGAEENVYFSRGLSAAEDMALLSLANHTIMSVGTYGWWIGWMARGTTVYYKHIFVPGSDFSKEFKDNSTEDFVYPGWIPMDESPNGWRDV, from the coding sequence GTCATGTATGTGTGACGTTGCTTTGCAGTATAGTTTGTATCATTTTCTGCCATCTGATGAATTCATCAAGAGATGAGACACCGCCACCACATATAGCATGCGTAAATTTTAAAGGAAGACTTGGTAATTTAATGCTCGAATATGCTTTTCTTCATATAATTTCTAAAATCAAAAACTTAAATCCCGTCATTCCAGAAAACTTTGAACTTCTGAAGGTCTTTAATATTCGAGATAAAACTCCAAAACAAATTCGGAATAGAGAAAAGGTGTGCACAAGACTATCTCTTCACGTTGAACGATGGGGGTTGTCTTTCGACGAGGATCTCTTCGATGTTCCTACTTCTGAGAGTGTTCGATTTGATGGTTATTACCAATCTTGGAAATATTGGAGTAAATATGAACAGGAAATTCGTGATATTTTTAAGTTTAAAAAACCCATAAGAGACAAGGCATTTTCTCAATTTCAGAACATTATGTTAATTATGAATTTCGATaccagaaagaaaaacaataaggtTGTGAGTATACACATACGAAGGGGTGATTATGCAACAGAAGGACATTTGAAATACGGCAAACTTACACCTAATGCAACCTACTACATCAATGCAATGAACTATTTCCGCcgtatatataaaaatgtattattCATAGTGGGTTCTAACGATATCAAGTGGGCCAAAGAGGCTTTGGGTGCGGAAGAAAATGTCTACTTCTCTAGGGGACTATCGGCAGCTGAAGACATGGCTCTGTTATCTCTGGCCAATCACACAATCATGTCCGTCGGGACGTACGGATGGTGGATTGGTTGGATGGCAAGGGGGACAACTGTGTATTACAAACACATATTTGTCCCTGGATCGGACTTTTCGAAAGAATTTAAGGACAATTCTACTGAAGACTTTGTTTATCCAGGGTGGATTCCAATGGATGAATCGCCAAATGGCTGGAGAGATGTGTAA